TTTTCATCAGCTGTTTGATAGATCATTTGTCATTGCCATTAATGAAATACTGTATTCTGCCATGtagcatatacagtgccctccataattattggcacccctggttgagatgtgttaaaagccttaaaataaattcagtgtttattgcagaacaatactgtcacactgaaaattgtaggaaaatgtagccttcaactcaaatgaattgtaagaaaataaaaaaatccctgactaaaaaataattatttttcattaaatcacctgttccacaattattggcacccttaacaattcccaggaaataaatataattgaagcatttctgtcatttctacagtagtttacaaagtttaccagagtatgtaggaacatttaattagtaattcatcacttcctgtttccctggggtataaatatgacgtgacaccgaggccatttctcttatccactcttaaacatgggaaagacaaaggaacacagcatacaagtgaggcagatgtgcgtcgaccttcacaggtcaggcagaggctacaagaagattgccactcaactgcagctgcccatatctactgtgagaggaataattaagaagttcaaaacaactggaacagtggtaaacaagcctggacgaggacccaagtttattttgccaccacgcacagtgaggaggatggtaagagaaatcaaaagatctccaaagctcactgttacagaattacaccaaatggtagcatcctggggtcacaaagtctccaaatcaaccatcaggcgctgtctacacgccaacaagctgtttgggaggcatgcacggagaaaacctttcctcactcacaatcataaacgcaagcgtctggagttcgccaagcggtattggggcttcaactgggaccgtgtgctttggtcagatgagaccaagattgagctttttggcaacaaacactctaagtgggtctggcgtaccacgaaagatgcgcatgctgaaaagcacctcatacccactgtgaagtatgggggtgggtcagtgatgctgtggggctatttcgcttccaaaggccctgggaaccttgttagagtgcatggcatcatgaatgctttgaaataccaggacattttaaatcaaaatctgttgccctctgcccgaaagctgaagctgggtcgtcactgggtctttcagcaagacaatgaccctaaacatatggccaaatctacacagaaatggttcaccagacacaaaatcaagctcctcccatggccatctcagtcccctgacctcaaccccattgagaacctgtggggtgagctgaagaggagagtacagaggagaggacccaggtctctggatgatttagagagattctgcaaagaggaatggctgaatatccctctttctgtcttttcccatcttgtgaaacattataggagaagattaggtgctgttttgttggcaaaagggggttgtacaaaatattaacaccaggggtgctaataattgtgacacacattatttgatgtcaaacaattatttctttatgtgggattttttccccactgaataaatgcacttgtattgaaggttggatttttctctttttttccattaaggtcccatattatttagaaaaaaaataaaataattggaagctaagaaacacatctcaaccaggggtgccaataattatggagggcactgtagatatCATAGTAAGACACGCTCACATATGCACAATTGCAGTTTGAAGATCCTTTTTTtcatggaggttttttttgtgggAGACATTGTCATTACATGATAAtaacagagaggaaagaagactaGGAAGAAGAGTAGAATGGAATATATCTTTGATATTGAATACTGTTAAGTGTCTTCTCTGACCTGTAGCATGTAAAACAACACCATCCCACCGCTCATGCATACGCTCAATCTTGTAGTTTATTTCAAAACAAGGGATGCAAAGGATGCAGAAATGCTAATTGCAGGTGCAGGGACAACACAGAGGTCGATGGGATGCTGAGATGTCAAAATACTTAAACACACACTGTCATTATATGTACTTACTGCCTTTCCGGTTTACATAAACGGCATGACGTTGAACGAATTTCGATTCATGAAATGTAAAACACATATAACCCTGCAGAAGATGTGACATTAGAAGGATGCTGGCAAGAAACCACAGAAATAGCTGTGCAACCAGATGTGATGTCCGTTCTGTGACGTTGGAAATTGGGTGTCCAAGAAAATGTTTCCCTCTTGAAACACAAGCCCTAGCATTAGAGTTCTGCCTATCTTTTTCACAAGTATGTTGTGGTTGTCATCAATTTGTGTGAGTTTTAAAACTACAAAAATGGATATGGAGGCCATTTAACTATTCCCGGTCTGAACCAAATATAAATACTGAAAACTTCCGTATTTACATCAGATTTACAGATTTGAATGCTGACGTCACACTAGCAGTGTTCATCATCACTCTTCCAGCAATCATGGCAGATGAGGCGACTCGGAAAGCTGTACAAGAGATACCTCTTTTAAAAACAAATTCTGGCCCAAGAGATAAAGAATTGTGGGTTCAGAGACTTCGGGAGGAGTACATAGCTCTGATCAAGGTAAGTTTAGCAGTAATTCACAAATGATACCAACGAGTCATGTTGTGGTGGTACTTGCTACCTGGCTAGTTTGAGTTGACAGCTGGACATTTAAAGTGAATCAATTGCAGCACAATTATGTCATcatattttctttctttgaaaTGTTAAGTGAATCCTCAATGTTAATATTGTGCCATAAATTATGTAACTTACTGTTTACCGTGGAGAAGGTGGCTTTTGCTGAGGTTGTCAAAGTTAGCATTACAAGTCTGggggtagtagtagagtagagtagctttattgatccccagggggaaattcaggaatgtTATGGTTCAGAACATTTTCAAACTTTGTGAGggtttgattaatattgctgatTAAATTGTATTATCACGCAGTATGTGGAGAACAACAAAGCTGCTGACAATGACTGGTTTCGACTGGAGTCCAATAAGGAGGGCACAAGGTCTGTATCATGAAGCCCATGTCTGTGTGCAGTGCTTATGTCCATTTACAGTTGCCTGCTGAGAATTCTTGAACATTTGCCTTGAATTTAAGGGTTTCCTGGTGTGTTTCAGGTGGTTTGGGAAATGCTGGTATATTCATGATCTCCTAAAATACGAGTTTGAGGTGGAATTTGATGTAAGTTTGAATCACAAATAACAACATTATTATAACATGGTCATTCTTTTATAAGCCTTGCGATGATTTTGATTAAAAACTGGCTGTCCTACCCAGATCCCTGTCACATATCCCACTACTGCCCCTGAGCTGGCAATCCCAGAACTGGATGGCAAGACGGCCAAAATGTACAGGTCAGTAAGCAGAACCTGTAAGTGTTGTTGAACCCTTTTCTGTTCATTTCAGTATATATTACTACTGGATATTTTTGTTTAACGGAGTGGAGGTCATAACATGACATTTTTATGACTTCCTCATGCTCATTCAACAACAGCGTGTTTTCAAATATGAGATTAGGGTCATTTCACATAAAATTGGACACTTTGGGTGCCAACCGGCATGGATTTTAActtagtgtgcctttttagtgggaAGGTATAACCcgagaactgcatttgcatgaatctgacaccaatattaagggagtaACAGACTAAGAAAGTCTTAATTAAGAAGGTAGGACATGTATCCTTAATTATGCTAGAGATGGTTTTGATGATCTTTCTGGCTCTAGAAATCACACAAACAACATGGATTGTAACTTTCTTCCGAGTATGAATTTTGAGATACGAAAATATGAAATCTTGAATATCCGAAATGGTCTGGCCCCAAACTGTCTGACTTAACGTGAAATTGCCCATTAGGGAACGAGCACACATCAGCCATATGTGAGTTGACATCTCTGCCTGTCACATACTTGTGTGTTCACTTCAGGGGCGGCAGAATCTGTCTGACGGACCACTTCAAGCCACTGTGGGCAAGAAACGTTCCTAAATTCGGACTGGCTCACCTCATGGCTCTTGGGGTATGTCCCATTTTCCATGTTCTGTATAGTGATTAGCTCatgtcaattgtgttttttttttttcatgacggacTTAATTGGCAACTATGTTTTGGTCTATTAATTATTTTGTAGTGATGATGCTGTTTTAGGTTattgttattttgttattgtgAATATTTTGGTCATCATTGCACCATTGGTGTATTGTATAAGCAAATATGTCATTTTTACAAACATGTAATACTCATGCACCCTGTTGTATTTCTGTTTACATTGTAGCTCGGTCCTTGGCTTGCTGTTGAGATACCTGACCTCATTTCCAAAGGCGTCATTGAACACAAGGAACAGCAGAGCAGTTGAGAAGACCTCCATAGCACTCGAGCCTCAGAGTGGAATGCCAACCAACATTTCTCACGACACATCTGTAATCTCTCCTTCAACGGACAGACTACCACTTTTGGCTTGTATATTTATTTTGCCTCAGGTGACTGAAATTGCCTTTTTCATCCATCAGAGATAGTCAGTGTAAGAATGAATAAGAATTGTGCTATGTCAGCGCACCACTTACATAATTGAAATGTCAGTGACCTACAAAGTCATAGTGCATATATTTTTAATATCCTCTAATGAAATgtgttttgaatttttaattCTGTAACATAGAGGAATCATCCCCTTTACACCACTAAAACACTTGAGATGGGAGATTAGTTGATGTATTTGCTCACATACAGGTACATCAGCCTAACAAGTTTACTTTGTCATGGTGCAAGTCGACGTTGCCTTTAGTACAGTAAGGACAACGGAGTCTGCAAAGATAAACGGTTGTACAGGGACCACCTTAATTTATGCTCTAGGTGTTTGTGAGTCTCAATAGACAGTGTTATTTTCGGAAAATGTCCACGTAGTCAAATAACGTTTCTGTTTAAAAAACATCCATCAGATTCTCATGATTGTCACTATTGTCACCTGACTGTAAAAATGTAAATTATGATACGAAGAGAGCAGTGTCAATGGTCAGACACAGATCACTGACATAATAAACGACCTGTATTGCAAACTAATAGGCCTAAACGCTTATGTTATCATTACACAATTTCTATGCTACTCAATTGCTGCATCAAGAATGGCCTATTTTTTTGGCATGTGCTTCATGGTAATAGACAACTTAGATGTTGTATAATATGTGTGTAGAGCCCCCCAACTGACATGTTACAAACTGGGATAAATGATTTGCAAAAAAATATTACAAATGTGTTCAATTATAGAAATGGTCTAATGGCAAAAGTTGCATTTTATTTTGCATCTTACAAAGGCAGTGTGATAGAGTGgtccttttgtctggcacctggatcatTTTTTTTGGATGTGTACATTCCAACGGCCAAGCATCTAGCAAAGGCAGTCATAGAGTTTAAAAAAGGCAGAACGTTTGGTGTGACCAATCACTGTTTTCAACAACACAGTCTTTGATTCAAagtaaagaaacaacaacaaTTTTGCATTAGATACATTTAGGAATGTGGCAGGAGAAATAATAGACAGTATTTTTTTCCCTAGAGTAGTTTGGCTCATTAACAGGATACCTTGATTGTTCCATAATATCTCAGTCGTAaggaaaagcaaagcaaaaaggAACTGCAGTGCCTCCTACTGTACATGATTAGCAGTTGTACCCATTTTGACAACATCCAGctacattattgcattacattacagcagCCCTTCCCACTTCCCAGCCAcgggtacacaagcacactgcatgGGGTATGCATGAATAACAAAATTATGGAGGAACACTGTCACATTGGGATACAGTCTGAGTTCCACTAGGGGTACACAAGCTCTATGCATGGGGTATGTTGACAAAagcgttatatatatatatatatatatatatatatacatatacagtcaCATCCGGATCGATACAGGCAGACATAGTTAGACAGACAGAGTTAGGAGGTACTTATGGTAAGATAGATAGGCACCAAAGGTTTCTAGCATCATGGCCTGGCAGTGCAGACATGCCTGGGCATGAAGGTGCAGATGCTCTGTCCACATCCCCAGCATGGCTGCACGGCGTGGCCTGGATCATTTGGCATCTTGCACGTCTGACAGCCTCCTTGACcggaggaggagggctggctCTTTTTCTGCGAGAGGAGTTGCTTTAGCTGAGCTAAGATGGCAGTGCTGGGGGCCAGCGCGATATCTGTCACCTCACACCTCTTTGGGTCCCAGACGCAGTCCTCCTCCAGTCCGCTTGGCACAGATTTCATCCCACAGTTGGGGGGCACCCACGCCGTGTCGTACCCCTGCTGGTGCCAGGTCTTTTGCATGGGGTGATTGTCTGTGTCGATGCGTTTCACCCTCCCGCAGTCCACGTTCAGCTTCAGCACCACCCTGACGTTGACGGCCGAACCGATGGGGTAGCGCTCGGCTTTCTTCTGATTGCGACTCACGTACACCCCAGGACCCAGCATGCCGTCCCGGGACTGAACAAAGCCGTTCTGGATGATTTGCTGGGCGATTGGGATGGTGGTGCCGTGGTACATGGTGTACAGCCGGCCAGACTTGGCCTCCTGCTCGGCACTGAGGTGGTGATCACCATCGTACTCCACCTCCCAACCGTAGAAAGTCACCGCGGACATGGTTTTACTTCACAGGTGCAGCTCTCTGAATGATGAGAGAATGGGAtgggggaaaagagaaagaagagaagttgATCTTTAGTCAAGGTATGCcagtatgtagagtagagtagagtacttttattaatcccaaaggaaattaaggtgtctgtcagcttacataaatacacaaatacaaaacatacacaaagacattatacacataattgaacattacagtaaaagtatatcttgagtactaccgccacacattatctcatatacacacatgctctctctctcacacacacacacacacacacacacacacattgtcacacacacacacacacacacgcacacggtcgggtagggtatcatgttgcatacattcacactcacaaaaaaataaaaataaacatgttaagtaaacatacaagagccaaagtagttctaCACAGCTGGACATGGGTCTACACAATAAGAACGCATATTGTCTAACTACTACTTAGTAAGTTGGTTATTACATAACTACTACATCTTAGAACTTTGCAAACACAGTGCTTCAGACAGACTGTGACAGCTGTGCTCTGTACACATTTGACAGTAGCTTATATACAGGAATAATACAATTTCAACACTTACGATTGTGATTGTAAACTGACCACAGATGTGACTTCACTTTACTGGTACAACACTAAAAGGAGATAAAGGAGATCTTTAGTCAATGTACCGGCATGACCTACATAATAAGGAAGCTCATATTATCTAACTACATTATGGAAATATGACAGACATTCCACCTTCATATTTATTCTCTACATGGGTAGACCCAGTAAATTCCTATCCATAGTAGGAATAGAACTTGATATATTAACTTGAATTTGAATATAGTACCTATAGGAATACAACTTcaatatatattaatataaatTCAATACAGTTTGTAATTGCAAAATAAGCTCAGAGTTCATTGATTCAAcactaaagaagaagaaaagggtgGTCTTTAGCCATATCTATGTAAATCAGTATGTAACTGGGCTAGGCCTTCACAACAAGgaagctgtcagctgttcttgtttgttgacctggtgccccacacttcactcttcaatataccctgtagatttccatgccacgttttggtgttaactcaccagtttaattctaactcaacagaaataaaaccccattcattttcaatgggggttaatttctggtgatttagaattaaactggtgagttaacaccaaaatgtggcatggaaatctacaggatatattgaagtgtggggcaccaggtcaacaaacaagaacagctgacagcaaagcatcaaggatatctgggcttccataactcccatgcactgtttttgccattgacttcaatgttaaacgcatcatggccattatgaagacagataatgacctaaccaagtattgaccattgcatgttatgtagaaagtaccaaatttcaactgatttaatgtgacccgaattttgatgaagaaaaatgtgattttataacaatattctaatgctgcgaattccccaattcatgggttttttgagctggaaggccaacgtatataaaaagaaaaaaaataatgattggaatagttaaaaaactgggccatgaatctacaatccatgacagtttaacattattgatggaattatggaaataaatcaactttttcatgctattctaataaaaaggcctggagctgtatgccaGCAAATTGATGGGAATACGATAGACGATGTTTGACTGTAACCTTTGTACATGTAGAATATACCACTTACACACTGAAGGTTTTGTTAATTGAATTGGACAGGAAACATGAGATCTTGGTAAATGTACAAGTCAATAGGCTATAACTGGAGtggataggcctacacaataaggAAGATCATTTACATCTGGAAACACGTATTAAGGCGTGAATACTTCAGAAAATTCAGTGTGACACTGACACCCATATTTGACAGTAGGCTTGGTTGTCTGCATAGGAATACGACTGGAATACCGGTACTACAGTTTAATTTAGTTTATtttgtttagttcagcagggaccatgcacaatagacattgtttacagaagtaaaaagatggcttgtgccagattatagctatatagctaatttccatctggagtccctggacaggtaaaacaaaaaataaaatacagtacatgaacaaataagcacatccataggccatgggttcatagccccaaacaacacatacacacacaccgacacacacacactacaatggcATACAGTTAGAGACAGCAGTTGTAAGAAAGTAGCAGAATGTTCTAA
This window of the Engraulis encrasicolus isolate BLACKSEA-1 chromosome 7, IST_EnEncr_1.0, whole genome shotgun sequence genome carries:
- the ufc1 gene encoding ubiquitin-fold modifier-conjugating enzyme 1 codes for the protein MADEATRKAVQEIPLLKTNSGPRDKELWVQRLREEYIALIKYVENNKAADNDWFRLESNKEGTRWFGKCWYIHDLLKYEFEVEFDIPVTYPTTAPELAIPELDGKTAKMYRGGRICLTDHFKPLWARNVPKFGLAHLMALGLGPWLAVEIPDLISKGVIEHKEQQSS
- the gig2p gene encoding grass carp reovirus (GCRV)-induced gene 2p; the protein is MSAVTFYGWEVEYDGDHHLSAEQEAKSGRLYTMYHGTTIPIAQQIIQNGFVQSRDGMLGPGVYVSRNQKKAERYPIGSAVNVRVVLKLNVDCGRVKRIDTDNHPMQKTWHQQGYDTAWVPPNCGMKSVPSGLEEDCVWDPKRCEVTDIALAPSTAILAQLKQLLSQKKSQPSSSGQGGCQTCKMPNDPGHAVQPCWGCGQSICTFMPRHVCTARP